In uncultured Fretibacterium sp., the genomic window TCCGGACGCGGGATCTCGTCGACATCCACGACAATCTCGCCCTTTTTCTTATCCTTGAGGACGACCGAGACGATTTCATTTTTGAACCATCCCTCGGCGACGGCGCGGGAGGCTTTCCGGTGACTCTCGCAGGCGTATTCGTCCTGCTCGGCCCGGGTGATTCCGCCCTCCTCGGCCAGGACCTCGGCTGTCGCGCCCATCAGCATCCCCGCGAGCGGGCACAGAAATCCATCCTTATGAAGGACGTCCGCGGCCGACTTCTCGCCCATGCGAAAGCCCCAGCGCGCATCGGACAGGATATAGGGCACGTTGGATGCGCTCTCCATCCCTCCGGCGACCCCTGCGGAGATATCCCCCAGCCGAATTCGATCGGCGATCAGCATTGCTGCCTTGAGGCCGGAGCCGCAGCGTTTGTTGATCGTAAAGGCCGGGATCTCCACGGGGAGCCCCGCGCGGTGTTCGGCGATGCGGGCGGGGTTGGCCCCCACACCGCTCTGCCAACCATTGCCCAAGATGACCTCTCCGATTACGTTGGGTTCTACGCCGGCCCGACGCACTGCCTCGGCGACGGCAATTCCCCCGAGCGCCGGGGCGTCGAGCCCTTTTAGTGCGCCTCCGAACTTGCCTCCCGGCGTCCTGCAGGCGCTCAAAATCACGGGTTTTCCCATCTGCATCCCCTCCCTCTCAGACGCCCAGCATCGGGACGATCGGATTCGCCAACGCCAGCTCCATCTCCGTGTGCTCCAGAAGCTGTTCGAGGGTCACCTCGGGAGCCAGCTCGCAAAGCGTCATCCTTCCCTCGATGCGGCGCACCACCGCAAACTCGCTGACCACCACGTCGACCGCGCCGACCGCCGTCAGGGGGAGGGAGCATTTCTTCCGCAGCTTAGGTCTGCCCTTCTTGTCCGTATGCGAGGTCGCGACGTAGACCTTCTTCGCGCCGCAGACCAGGTCCATGGCCCCTCCCATACCGGGGACCATCTTGCCCGGAATCCACCAGTTGGCCAGGTTCCCCTCCTGATCGACCTCCAGAGCGCCCAGCACGGTGGCGTCCAGGTGCCCGCCTCGGATCATGCCGAAGCTCATGTCGCTCGCGACGCAGGAGGCTCCGGGGATGAGGGTCACGCAGCGCCCCCCTGCTCCAATGAAGCGCCAATCATCGACCTCCGGCTTTGGCCCTGCCCCGACCGCCCCGTTCTCCGTCTGGAGAAGCAAGGTCATCCCCTCGGGAAGATAATCGGAGACCAGCGTCGGGATGCCGATCCCCAGATTGACGAAGCTGCCATCCTCCAGGTCCAGCGCAATGCGCCTGGCAATCCGGTGACGCACCTGCTCTTCGCTAAGTTCTGGAAGCATAGAAACCATCTCCTTTCAGGACAAGGGCATCGACAAACACTCCCGGCGTCACGACGTCGTCGGGGTCGATGGACCCGACGGGAAGTACGGCGTCGACCTCCGCAACGACATACTTTGCAGCCGTGGCCATGGCGGGGTTGAAGTTGCGGTTCGTCCCATAGTAGGTCAGATTCCCCGTGCGATCCGCGCGATAGGCGCGTATGAAGGCAACGTCCGCCTTGAGGGGGAGCTCCAGGATATACTTGATCCCCTCCACCTCCAGAGTCTGCTTGCCCTCCTCGTGGATCGTCCCAACCCCGGTGGGGGTCAGGAAGCCCCCTATCCCAAACCCGCCGCTGCGGATACGCTCCACAAACGTCCCCTGCGGCACAAGCTCGAGCTCGAGCTCTTTTTCGTTGAAGAGCCTCTGGGTCACCCTGTTGAGCCCGATATGCGAAGCCGTTACCTTCTTCACCTGGCCGGCCACCACCAGTTTCCCCTGCCCTATCCCCTGTGGATGTTCCTCGTTGGCGTAGGAGGTGTCGTTGCTGATGAGGTGCAGGTCGCCGGTTCCCTGCTCCACGAGGGCGTCAATCAGGGTGTAGGGCACCCCACCGTAGTTGAACCCTCCAACCATGAGAGACGCCCCCTTCTGCACACAGGAGACGGCCTCCTTAGCCGACAAAACGGGTTTGAACCATTTTTTGGCCATGTCTCATCCCTGCTTTCGCGCGAGTTTTTCGGCTGCCGCCTCGAGGCCGGCCCGGAGCCGCCTGGCGATTTCCTCCACCTGCTCCTCGGTGACAATCAGCGGCGGGGCGATCAGGAATTGGTCCCCCTCGACGCCATCGATCTGTCCTGTACCGGGGTAGATCACAAGTCCCTGCTCCATGCATTCGGCTGTGACCAGGGCCGCGGCCTTGCGCGCTGGGTCGAAGGGTTTGCGCGTCTCCTTGTCCTCCACCAGCTCCACACCCCACATCAGGCCCTTGCCCCGAACGTCGCCGACGAAGGGGATGTCCAGCATTCCCCGGAGCAGCTTGCCGAACTGCTCCCCGCGCTTCGCGCAGTTCTCGAAGATATCGTTTTTTTTCATAAACCGGATCGTGGCCGTCACCGCTGCGGCCGTGGTGGGGTTGGCGTTGTAGGTGTGTCCGTGCCCGAACACGCCGCTGCCCTTCAGGATGGTCTCTATGATCGTGTCGCTCGCGATGGCCGCACCCACGGGGGAGTAGCCGCCCGAAAGGGCCTTCGCCGAGGTGATGATGTCCGGCTGAACGCCCCAGTGCTCCACGCAGAAGGGCTTGCCCGTCCGGCCCATGCCGGTCATGATCTCGTCGGCGATCAGCAGGACGTCGTAGCGCGTGCAGATCTCCCGGATCATCCTCCAATAGCCCTCGGGCGGAACGCAGGCCCCGATGGAGGACCCCACGATGGGCTCCGCGACGAACGCGGCCACGTACTGTTTCCCGATGCGCCGGATCTCCCGATCCAGGAGCTGGGCATAGTAACGAGCCTGCTCCTCCTCCGGGGCGTCGCGCAGCTCACTGCGGTAGCAGTAGGGGGTCTCGATCTTCGGGCACTCCCGGAACAGGGGCGAGTACGCTCGGCGGCGGCCCATATTGCCCGCAAGCCCCATCGTCCCCAGAGTTGAACCGTGATAGGAGTTCCAACGGGCGATAAAAACAGTCTTGGCACTTCCAGCTCCATCCCGCTCCAGGAAATAATTGCGCGCCAGCTTCATGGCGCACTCCATCGCCTCGCTGCCACCGCTGCCGAACCAGACGTGGTTCAGGTCTCCGGGCGCGATGGAGGCCAGCTCCGCTGCAGCCTCCTCCGAGGCCTCCGTGTTCCAGCGCGAGGGATGGGCAAATTCCAAAGTCGTCATCTGACGGTACACGGCATTG contains:
- a CDS encoding thiolase family protein, with the protein product MGKPVILSACRTPGGKFGGALKGLDAPALGGIAVAEAVRRAGVEPNVIGEVILGNGWQSGVGANPARIAEHRAGLPVEIPAFTINKRCGSGLKAAMLIADRIRLGDISAGVAGGMESASNVPYILSDARWGFRMGEKSAADVLHKDGFLCPLAGMLMGATAEVLAEEGGITRAEQDEYACESHRKASRAVAEGWFKNEIVSVVLKDKKKGEIVVDVDEIPRPDTSVEALAKLPAIFKKDGTVTAGSSSALCDAGSAGVIADSDWAKAQGLKPLAEIVGYASGALDALHMGLGPVVAMPKALEKSGLTLEDMDLIEINEAFAAQILACHRKMPFDMKKLNPCGGAVALGHPIGATGMKILTTLLYSLIRMDKELGIASACIGGGQGVAMVVKRL
- a CDS encoding 3-oxoacid CoA-transferase subunit B; translated protein: MLPELSEEQVRHRIARRIALDLEDGSFVNLGIGIPTLVSDYLPEGMTLLLQTENGAVGAGPKPEVDDWRFIGAGGRCVTLIPGASCVASDMSFGMIRGGHLDATVLGALEVDQEGNLANWWIPGKMVPGMGGAMDLVCGAKKVYVATSHTDKKGRPKLRKKCSLPLTAVGAVDVVVSEFAVVRRIEGRMTLCELAPEVTLEQLLEHTEMELALANPIVPMLGV
- a CDS encoding CoA transferase subunit A → MAKKWFKPVLSAKEAVSCVQKGASLMVGGFNYGGVPYTLIDALVEQGTGDLHLISNDTSYANEEHPQGIGQGKLVVAGQVKKVTASHIGLNRVTQRLFNEKELELELVPQGTFVERIRSGGFGIGGFLTPTGVGTIHEEGKQTLEVEGIKYILELPLKADVAFIRAYRADRTGNLTYYGTNRNFNPAMATAAKYVVAEVDAVLPVGSIDPDDVVTPGVFVDALVLKGDGFYASRT
- a CDS encoding aspartate aminotransferase family protein; translation: MVSEKRHLIPRTYRGDLKKAVRGEGIYLYDQDGKEYIDGCCGALLSSIGHGNKEIANAVYRQMTTLEFAHPSRWNTEASEEAAAELASIAPGDLNHVWFGSGGSEAMECAMKLARNYFLERDGAGSAKTVFIARWNSYHGSTLGTMGLAGNMGRRRAYSPLFRECPKIETPYCYRSELRDAPEEEQARYYAQLLDREIRRIGKQYVAAFVAEPIVGSSIGACVPPEGYWRMIREICTRYDVLLIADEIMTGMGRTGKPFCVEHWGVQPDIITSAKALSGGYSPVGAAIASDTIIETILKGSGVFGHGHTYNANPTTAAAVTATIRFMKKNDIFENCAKRGEQFGKLLRGMLDIPFVGDVRGKGLMWGVELVEDKETRKPFDPARKAAALVTAECMEQGLVIYPGTGQIDGVEGDQFLIAPPLIVTEEQVEEIARRLRAGLEAAAEKLARKQG